The window ATTGAATCTAGTCTATAACCAAAAAACTATCAAGCCAATCGAAGAAAAATTCCTAGAGGCAGAAGACGCACGTAAACTTGTTGCTTATTGCGAAAAGAACATCACTAGAAGCAACTTTTGTATTCTGACCGGCTTCTATCAGGAGCCAGATTTGGTGAGGTTAGAGCCTTGATAGACAGCGATATAGACACGAAGAACCACACTATTAGTATTAACAAGGCTGTTGATAGGTTAACAGGAAAAGATAAGGAAACCAAAAACAAGCAATCCACAAGAACTATAGCTATGCCTGATAGATGGTTTCAAATATATAAGAATTACAACAATGATGGAAAACGGCTTTTTGACATCAGCTCAAACGCTATCAACAAAGATATAAAATATATCGCAAAGAAAATCAATATAAAGCCTGTCACCTATCATGCTTTAAGGCACACTCACGCTTCAATACTCTTGGCCAATAATGTTTCAATGCAGTATGTTTCCGAAAGATTAGGACATGCCAATCTATCAATCACGGAAAAAGTCTACTCTCACCTACTTGAAGATAAGAGAAAAGAAGAAGAAAAAAGGGCGATGGATATTTTTTAACGTACCAATTTTGTACCACTTGTACCATTTTATTGTTCGTTCTTTGTTTTTCTATTGGTTTTTATTAGGTTAGCAAAGGTGCTACAAAGCCTGTTATAATGGGCTTTAAGCAAACAAAAAGCTCTATATCAACTTTCGTCAATATAGAGCCTAAATGCCGTCGGTGGGAGTCGAACCCACACGGTGTTGCCACCACTGGATTTTGAGTCCAGCGCGTCTGCCAATTCCGCCACAACGGCATGAAAAAAATGAGCAAGAATCAGGTGAAACTTGCAAGGGCGGTACGTGGGACTCGAACCCGCGCGTGCCGGTACCACAAACCGGTGTGTTAACCAACTTCACCAGTACCGCCATGGCAGGGATAGAGGGAATCGAACCCCCATTAACGGTTTTGGAGACCGCTGTACTACCGTTATACTATATCCCTATAATCAGTCTGCTTAGCCAAGATGCAGCGAAGCCAACTGAATCATTCTAACAAAAAACGACACGAATTTGAAGCAAAAAAACCTATTTTTTTATAAATTCGCGTGCTAAACTAGCCGCACCAATAACACCGGCATCATTTCCCAAAACAGCCAACTTTAATTTAGTAGAAGAACGAACCGGTGAAAACGCATACTTAGTCCAGTGTTTTTGAACTTTGTTAAGCAAAAAAACACCAGCAGCAGAAACACCACCGCCTATAACCACATAAGCCGGATTCAAAATATTTGATAGTGCAGCCGTAGCATAGCCAAGATAATAAGCCATTTTATCAACAATTTCGGTTGCTAAAAAGTCTCCTTTTTTAGCTAAATCAAAAATAGTTTTTGAAGTTACCTCTTCTCCATTATCAAGCATCTGCTTAAGCTGAGAATTTCCCTCATATTCATCGGCAAAATCATGAGCCAAATGAACAACGCCGGGTGCAGAACAGTATTGCTCCAAACATCCACGATTGCCACAAGTACAAAGATAGCCATTCGGTTCAACGACAACGTGCCCAAATTCTCCTCCAGCACCGAAAACCCCACGAACCATATGGCCGTTGGCAATAATTCCGCCACCAACACCAGTTCCAAGAGTAATAAAAGCAACATTTGGATTATTTTCGCCAGCGCCTTTCCATTGTTCACCGATTGCTGCCGAATTTGCATCATTATCAATCGTAAAATCTAGGCCAGTCCCTTTTTGGACCGCTTCACGAACATGCTGAATGTTTTTCCAATTTAAATTGTAAGCAGCTTCAACGGTTCCATTTCGACGATCAACGGTTCCCGGAGTTCCCATTCCAATACCAATAATTCGTTCCCGACCAAGTTTCAAAAGACCAAGCCTTTTATTAATCGAATTAACAATATCAGGAACAATGTGAGAACCCTCATCGAGAATATTAGTTGGTACAGCCCATTTCTCTTGGATCTCACCTTCGGTTGTTAGAATTGCAAATTTAATTGTCGTTCCGCCAAGATCGACACCAATTAATTTATCTTTAGTCATTTCTACCTCATTAACAGATTAAAAGTTTTTTTAAATAAAAACAAGCGCTTCCAAGCACTAGAACAAATTTTTATTGAATTTGGAAAAATAAAAATCCAAATGGCAGCAAAAAAATACAAAATGAAATAATTCGAATTATCGTTTTAACCTTTCCGTATTGAGCACTCGGAAAATTGCAAATTAGCGATGTCAGAATACCAGCAATCAAACCACCAAAATGGGCCCAAATATCAACACTTTGATCACCAATGTTGCTTATTAAATTAAAGAGTGCCAGGGCAGCGAAAACAACTAATTGGCGCTTAAAAATCGGGTTGTTTCGATTAAACCAGGCAATTGATATCATTGCTCCAAAAAGTCCAAAAATCGCTCCTGAGGCTCCTACTGACACTACATTCGGATTTGGATCGAAGATTAAAGTTAATAAATTACCCCAAATACCTGACATTAGATAAATAATTAAATATTTCGTCTTGCCAAAAAGTTTTTCAACAAAAGGACCGAAAATGATTAAAGTTAACATATTTGAAAAAATATGCATAAAAGAACTGTGTAGGAAAATGGGCGTAAAAAGACGATACCATTGACCTTTAAGAATTAAGCTGCTGACTCGGCCGCCCAAAAGAATCAGTGATTGAATCGAGGGGCCGTTGATAAAACGGCTGATCAAAGAAAACAGTCCAAAAGAATGAAAAATGTAGGCATCGAAAAATACCTGAAAAAAATAAATAAAAACTGTAATCAAAAAAATTGATAAAGTAACCGGTGGAATAAATCTCAAAAAAGATTTTCTCATGATTATAAGCTTAGCAAAATTACCTAACTACGATCGATAACTGTTTTGTTAATTCTCCTTCGATTTTTTCAATTGACTGATTAACCTGACCGTCAGTTATAGTTGCCTGTGAATTAACAAAATTAAGGCGATAAGAAATTGATTTTTTATTTTCGCCAAGTTCTTTCCCTTGATAAACATCAATAACTTGAAGTTTGCGCAGATAATCACCTGCATTTTCTTTAATCATTTGCTCTATTTTTGTCGATTCTATTTTTTTATCAACCAGCAAAGAAAGGTCACGTTCAGTTCCCGGGAATTTGTCCAATGGCGTATAATCCTGGTTCGCTTTATAAAGCTCATGGATTAAATCAGAATTGATTTGAAAAACAAAAACCGAATCCATTTTGTATTCATTTGATAATTTCGGATTGACCTGACCAACAAACCCAAGATAACGATCGCCTATATAGAGATCAGCCGTTCTTCCCGGATGCATTTCTTTATGTTGAGCGCTGGCTTGATAAGAAATTGGTAATTTTAAATCAAGGCTGTCAAAGAAGCTTTCCAAAATTCCTTTAATATAATAGAAATCATATTTTTTTTGATTATGCTGCCAATTACCAGCCGGAACACCGGAAATTAATCCAGCGACTTGGTGGTCCTCTTTTGGTAATTGATCACCGTTCTGCTTAGAAAAAACAGCACCACTTTCAAACAGACGAATATCATTAGCTTCACGTACTGCATTGTAGGAGGCTACCTGTAACAAAGTCGATAAGATTGATCGGCGCATTACCGAATGTTCCTGGCTCATTGGATGAGATAAAGAAACTTCACGACCCTCTTCAAGAACGAATGTTCTAGCAACTTCCGGATCAGTTAATGAATAAGAAATTGCTTGATTAAGACCAAGACCAAGTAGAACGTTTCTAATTGCCCGATCAAGTTTTTCATCGACAGTCAGGCCGGATTGCTTGTTAACTGCTTGTGGTAAACGCGCTGGAATTTTTTCATATCCATAAATTCGAACGAATTCCTCGATCAAATCGGCCTTAATAGTGATATCCGGTCGACGTTGAGGAATTAAGACGACAAATTTTTCGCCAGATAAATCGTACTCAAAATTCAGACGCTTCCAGATATTTTCAACTTCAGAAAGTTTGACATTAGTCCCTAAATTATCGTTAATATCTGAGAGAGAAATTTTAATTTTTTTCTCGGATGATTCTTTATTCAAGCCGG of the Oenococcus sp. UCMA 16435 genome contains:
- a CDS encoding ROK family glucokinase, which translates into the protein MTKDKLIGVDLGGTTIKFAILTTEGEIQEKWAVPTNILDEGSHIVPDIVNSINKRLGLLKLGRERIIGIGMGTPGTVDRRNGTVEAAYNLNWKNIQHVREAVQKGTGLDFTIDNDANSAAIGEQWKGAGENNPNVAFITLGTGVGGGIIANGHMVRGVFGAGGEFGHVVVEPNGYLCTCGNRGCLEQYCSAPGVVHLAHDFADEYEGNSQLKQMLDNGEEVTSKTIFDLAKKGDFLATEIVDKMAYYLGYATAALSNILNPAYVVIGGGVSAAGVFLLNKVQKHWTKYAFSPVRSSTKLKLAVLGNDAGVIGAASLAREFIKK
- a CDS encoding rhomboid family intramembrane serine protease is translated as MRKSFLRFIPPVTLSIFLITVFIYFFQVFFDAYIFHSFGLFSLISRFINGPSIQSLILLGGRVSSLILKGQWYRLFTPIFLHSSFMHIFSNMLTLIIFGPFVEKLFGKTKYLIIYLMSGIWGNLLTLIFDPNPNVVSVGASGAIFGLFGAMISIAWFNRNNPIFKRQLVVFAALALFNLISNIGDQSVDIWAHFGGLIAGILTSLICNFPSAQYGKVKTIIRIISFCIFLLPFGFLFFQIQ